A stretch of the Thermodesulfobacteriota bacterium genome encodes the following:
- a CDS encoding TetR/AcrR family transcriptional regulator: MEVQRLPRREREKLAQREEILAAALDLFSEKGYPNVSMQEISEKAEFAIGTLYKFFRSKEELYRALLREKATRFHDALAETIAAGSGEIEKLRNFVRVKGELFRAHAAMIRIYFSETQGARHNFLAGFDCEMREYREDILRKLAAVFRSGMDGGRFRKGRDPYHLAIALEGLTNAFLLLWLENPGLHAGLDDPDAVLDILLDGLTEPIEKPEDSDETV; this comes from the coding sequence ATGGAGGTTCAAAGGCTCCCCAGGCGGGAAAGAGAGAAGCTGGCGCAACGGGAGGAGATCCTGGCCGCCGCCCTCGACCTGTTCTCGGAGAAGGGATACCCGAACGTCTCCATGCAGGAGATCTCGGAGAAGGCCGAGTTCGCCATCGGGACGCTGTACAAGTTCTTCCGGAGCAAGGAGGAGCTTTACAGGGCCCTTCTCCGGGAGAAGGCGACAAGATTCCATGACGCGCTCGCCGAGACGATCGCGGCGGGAAGCGGCGAGATCGAAAAGCTGCGAAACTTCGTCCGGGTCAAGGGGGAGCTCTTCCGCGCCCACGCCGCCATGATCCGGATCTATTTTTCCGAGACCCAGGGGGCGCGCCACAACTTCCTGGCGGGATTCGACTGCGAGATGCGCGAATACCGCGAGGACATCCTGCGGAAGCTGGCCGCCGTCTTCCGGAGCGGGATGGACGGGGGGCGGTTCCGCAAGGGGCGCGACCCGTACCACCTGGCCATTGCGCTGGAAGGGCTGACCAACGCGTTCCTTCTTCTTTGGCTCGAAAACCCCGGGCTGCATGCCGGGCTCGACGACCCCGATGCCGTGCTGGATATCCTTCT
- a CDS encoding dihydrofolate reductase family protein → MDPLPPLETLLAAERGEDLPLPEEIAGLYGPLRFPRPANRPYVFGNFVATLDGVTSLSAPDLPGGGPISGSNRHDRMIMGLLRSVADAVIVGAGTLRSVPAHLWTAEYIYPPLADSYRRLRAASGSPRPPWNVIVTARGELSPEHPVFRSGEVRAMVVTTPEGGKRVRGCGLPSSVVIEEAGSGGSVDARKILSVVGRHSGGGRFLVEGGPRLMGDFFAERCLDDLFLTIAPQVAGRDGSVDRPGFVAGKLFAPGNPLWGTLAGVKRGGSFLFLRYEFSTPTAS, encoded by the coding sequence ATGGACCCGCTGCCGCCGCTGGAAACACTCCTCGCCGCGGAGCGGGGGGAGGATCTCCCCCTGCCGGAAGAGATCGCGGGGCTGTACGGCCCCTTGCGCTTCCCCCGGCCGGCGAACCGGCCATACGTCTTCGGCAACTTCGTCGCCACCCTCGACGGCGTGACTTCGCTTTCCGCGCCCGACCTTCCGGGAGGAGGGCCCATCAGCGGCTCCAACCGGCACGACCGGATGATCATGGGGCTGCTGCGCTCCGTCGCGGACGCCGTGATCGTCGGCGCCGGAACGCTGCGCTCCGTCCCGGCCCACCTCTGGACCGCAGAGTATATCTATCCGCCGCTCGCCGACTCGTACCGGCGTCTTCGGGCCGCCTCGGGGAGTCCGCGCCCGCCGTGGAACGTCATCGTCACGGCGCGCGGCGAGCTCTCCCCGGAGCACCCCGTGTTCCGGTCCGGGGAGGTCCGGGCGATGGTCGTCACGACCCCGGAAGGGGGAAAGCGGGTCCGAGGCTGCGGCCTTCCCTCCTCCGTCGTCATCGAGGAAGCCGGGAGCGGGGGATCCGTCGACGCACGGAAGATCCTCTCCGTTGTCGGCCGCCATTCCGGCGGGGGACGGTTCCTCGTCGAGGGCGGTCCGAGGCTGATGGGCGATTTCTTCGCGGAGAGATGCCTGGACGATCTGTTCCTGACGATCGCGCCGCAGGTGGCCGGGCGGGACGGCTCCGTCGATCGTCCAGGTTTCGTCGCGGGGAAACTCTTCGCGCCGGGGAATCCCTTGTGGGGAACGCTGGCCGGCGTGAAGCGCGGCGGGAGCTTCCTGTTCCTGCGGTACGAGTTCTCCACGCCAACCGCATCGTGA
- the folE gene encoding GTP cyclohydrolase I FolE, with the protein MSRRIEEERLRKFEGYMAEIFSAFGMDPETPATRDTPRRFLQAILDSTDGYEGDPKLITVFDTECRGGPDCRISQVIEGPIGFFSLCEHHALPFHGRAYVGYIAHERIIGLSKLTRLVRLFAKRFTVQERIGQQIADALDAMLRPHGVAVYLEAHHLCTRMRGVRETSALTRATFWRGNYENDPALRSEFFVACGLNRFEPGTV; encoded by the coding sequence ATGTCCCGCCGGATCGAAGAGGAGCGGCTGCGGAAGTTCGAAGGCTACATGGCGGAGATCTTCTCTGCGTTCGGGATGGACCCGGAAACCCCGGCGACGCGCGACACTCCGCGCCGCTTCCTTCAGGCCATTCTCGACAGCACCGACGGGTACGAGGGAGACCCGAAGCTGATCACGGTGTTCGACACCGAATGCCGGGGCGGCCCGGACTGCCGGATCAGCCAGGTCATCGAGGGGCCGATCGGATTCTTCAGTCTGTGCGAGCACCACGCGCTTCCGTTCCACGGGCGCGCTTACGTCGGGTACATCGCCCACGAGCGGATCATCGGCCTCTCCAAGCTCACCCGGCTGGTGCGTCTGTTCGCGAAGCGGTTCACCGTGCAGGAGCGGATCGGGCAGCAGATCGCCGACGCGCTGGACGCCATGCTACGCCCGCATGGGGTCGCGGTATACCTCGAGGCGCACCACCTCTGCACCCGGATGCGAGGGGTCCGGGAGACCTCGGCGCTCACCCGCGCGACGTTCTGGCGCGGGAATTACGAGAACGATCCGGCGCTCCGGAGCGAATTCTTCGTGGCGTGCGGGCTGAACCGCTTCGAGCCGGGAACCGTTTGA
- a CDS encoding FAD-dependent oxidoreductase has product ARFVNDYFRGKGVELLAGHSIVGMETKGGGHVLSVRGAASAAVQEVRVDGVVAGIGITPNVELARKAGLETADGIVVDERLRSSRPEIYAAGDVASFHNPALGKRIRVEHEDNAKSMGRVAGRSMAGEEVEYRYLPFFYSDLFELGYEAVGETDSRHETAADWKVPFREGVVYYLEGGRVRGVLLWNVWEQVDAARALIAEPGPFRAEDLKGRLPKAA; this is encoded by the coding sequence GGCGCGGTTCGTCAACGACTACTTCCGCGGGAAGGGGGTGGAGCTGCTGGCCGGCCACTCCATTGTCGGCATGGAAACGAAGGGGGGCGGGCACGTTCTGTCGGTCCGGGGCGCGGCTTCCGCGGCTGTCCAGGAGGTGCGGGTGGACGGCGTCGTGGCGGGGATCGGGATTACGCCGAACGTGGAGCTGGCGCGGAAAGCGGGGCTGGAGACGGCCGACGGGATCGTGGTGGACGAGCGGCTGCGGAGCTCCCGCCCGGAGATCTATGCGGCTGGCGACGTGGCCTCCTTCCATAATCCCGCCCTCGGGAAGCGGATCCGCGTCGAGCACGAGGACAACGCCAAGTCGATGGGGCGCGTCGCGGGCCGGTCGATGGCGGGCGAGGAGGTCGAGTACCGCTATCTCCCCTTCTTCTACTCCGACCTGTTCGAGCTGGGATACGAGGCGGTGGGAGAGACCGATTCGCGGCACGAAACCGCTGCCGACTGGAAGGTGCCGTTCCGCGAAGGGGTCGTCTATTACCTGGAAGGGGGGCGCGTCCGCGGCGTGCTCCTGTGGAACGTGTGGGAGCAGGTCGACGCCGCGAGGGCGCTGATCGCCGAGCCGGGCCCGTTCCGGGCGGAGGATCTGAAAGGCCGCCTGCCGAAAGCGGCTTGA